The following proteins are co-located in the Pseudomonas sp. ATCC 13867 genome:
- a CDS encoding LysR family transcriptional regulator — MLRFDDLQIFVRTAERGSLSAAARELELSPAVASAALKRLENELDVRLFARSTRSLRLTAEGELYLAHARAALQSLDDGRQLLAGGKSEIAGNFQVSAPSDFGRNVLLPWLDEFQVLHPRMNLRLLISDRQADLYRQPVDVAFRLGLPGDSNLVALPLAPDNRRVLCAAPDYFARHGKPAHPDELQRHNCLLYMLGGRAHERWRFSDNRKQHEVTVRGDRLCDDADVVRRWAVAGQGLVYKSWLDVAADVRAGRLEVALADYLGEATPMNLFCTHRAQLSRAVTQLREFVQLRCAELMRERPWA, encoded by the coding sequence ATGCTGCGATTCGACGACCTGCAGATCTTCGTCCGCACCGCCGAGCGCGGCAGCCTTTCCGCCGCCGCCCGTGAGCTGGAGCTGTCGCCCGCGGTGGCCAGCGCGGCGCTCAAGCGCCTGGAAAACGAGCTGGACGTGCGCCTGTTCGCCCGCTCCACCCGCAGCCTGCGCCTGACCGCCGAGGGCGAGCTGTACCTGGCCCACGCGCGTGCCGCGCTGCAGAGCCTGGACGACGGCCGCCAGTTGCTGGCCGGCGGCAAGAGCGAAATCGCCGGCAACTTCCAGGTCTCGGCGCCGTCGGACTTCGGCCGCAACGTGCTGCTACCCTGGCTCGACGAGTTCCAGGTGCTGCATCCGCGGATGAACCTGCGCCTGCTGATCAGCGACCGCCAGGCCGATCTCTACCGGCAGCCGGTGGATGTGGCCTTCCGCCTCGGCTTGCCGGGCGATTCGAACCTGGTGGCGCTGCCGCTGGCCCCGGACAACCGCCGCGTGCTTTGCGCCGCACCGGACTACTTCGCCCGCCACGGCAAGCCGGCGCACCCGGACGAGCTGCAACGGCACAACTGTCTGCTGTACATGCTGGGCGGGCGCGCCCATGAGCGCTGGCGTTTCAGCGACAATCGCAAGCAGCATGAAGTGACGGTGCGCGGCGACCGTCTCTGCGACGACGCCGACGTGGTGCGGCGCTGGGCCGTGGCGGGGCAGGGGCTGGTGTACAAGTCCTGGCTGGACGTGGCGGCCGACGTGCGCGCCGGCCGGCTGGAAGTGGCGCTGGCGGACTACCTGGGCGAGGCCACGCCGATGAACCTGTTCTGCACCCACCGCGCCCAGCTCAGCCGGGCGGTGACCCAACTGCGCGAGTTCGTCCAACTGCGCTGCGCGGAGCTGATGCGCGAGCGCCCCTGGGCTTGA